In Hippocampus zosterae strain Florida chromosome 21, ASM2543408v3, whole genome shotgun sequence, the genomic window TTCCCCGTAAAATATTCTGGAATTGGAATTTTTGAGTGGCGCGGTGTGCTCCGATTGCGCGAGCCGTCACCGGAATTGCTCATTAGTCAACGTTTTGCCTTTCAGATTGGAGAGCGTGCCGAGTTTCTCAACAAGTCGGCCCAGAGAAGGTAAAACCAATCGAGACGTGAGCTTTTATCCGCGCTCCTATTTGGCCAGAGAGGAATGTAAAATGTCCGCCGGCAAAGGCAgacgattttaaagtcaagtcaTTGTTGTCCCGCTGTCCGCCACTGCTAACAGCGCAGTAAAGATGTCCCCTTGCCCTGTGGTGTCCAAGATCGACAACCGACTGGAGCAGTACACCTCGGCCGCTCAGGTCAGCCCATACTTGCTCATGCAAGTAACGCaaagttgttttgattattttattttaatcgcAATTCAATTTTGCGTTCATTTGATTATGCGCGCCGGTCCCAGAATTGAATCCCATCCGAGTGTTGACGTGGCCATGTTCCCTGCCCCCAGACATCTCCCACCTGTCCTCCATCCCACCCTGCGACTCCCTCATTGCCATTCCCTTTTCGCTGCCGCTCAGCAGATTTTGCAGTTGATTTGAAGGCGGGAATGTGTCGCGGCTCCCGGCGGGGCCCCCCAAAATTAATCTCCGCCGACTTTGTCGCTTTCGCAGCGAGAGAACAAGGAGTCGCGATCCCCTCGCTCGGGCGCCGTGGATCTCCCGGCGGTGACGGACAGCATACGCAACATCAAGAGCATGTGGGAGAAAGGCAACGTGTTCAGCTCGCCAGGAAGCAGCGGCAGCGCCTTTAAGGTAACGCGGCTGgaaaggggtggggtgggggggtgcggcgCCTTTTCAGCGCCGCGTGCTCACCTTTTTGCCCTCTGCCCaaacaggaagcagctgtaatAAAAACGGGCGTGGCGGGCCGCATCAACGAATGGATGAATAAAACCCCCGAGAGCGGCAAGGCGTCGGGAGGAAGGCCATCGGTAGGTCGTCGCCATGGCAGCGCCTGTCCGTAACTCTAAATTGGAAGCctggtggcattttttttttttttcttcataacacAGCAGCTCAGTATGTCAGCCCGGAGGTGCTGTAAAAGCGGtcatgttattatttttcagctaaaaataaatagaaatcatCTTGTCCTTTTCCAAAAGCGTACACACTCTTGTAAGTTATTATGAAGATCCAATATGAGCTCATGCCGACTGGCCTAAATATGCCGATTGAGCTGCAGGAGAAGGGCAAATGAATGGCCAATAAAAATCGAGTGATTtctgctgccctctgctggctgCACAGCAGATTTTCCACAGTGGCAGTTATTGGACATACAGTGAGCCAGCGTTTAACACTGGGAGGGGAGGACACGTTGCACACCCGCACAATACCCGCCATATCGACcatataaaaactttttttttcattttcagcccTCCCAGAAGCACACGTTAGAGGaagcccacatttttttttcaatgggttGTGGCCACACGAGTGCAACGAGTGTTCAGCAGTTGACGCAGCTTTGACATTTttgacttccccccccccccccccccccccccaggacctGAAACCTGTGGACGTGACCAACAAGAGGAGTTTATGGGAAAACAAAGGCTCCTCTCCGGCCAAGGTGCGTTTAACTTGCGGCTGCAGCTGCACCCGGTTAACCGAGGTGATGaaattgttgctgtttttttttgtagacgcATGCGTACTGTCAATATGTTTGTGTTTCTCCTAAAAGAACTCTTCATAGCTAGTTGATGTACTCGCTACAATATGGAAAAAGCCtcccgaggtaaaaaaaaaaaaaaaaaaaaatcttgcacttGCCGCCACACTATCACTcattggctcttttttttcctctcttcacCAGTTGGACAGCAGTTGTTCTGTAGAAATGAGATTATGTTATTATGTGTTGGGAAAATGGCAATTGCAACGTAGCATGAGCACAACGGCTAATCTATTAGAGTTGTATGACTTTAGGGCGAATGAGCTTCATGAGTAAAGCTTGAGTTtacatggggtgggggggttgtttttaaagtatgGGGTAAATCAACGGACGCTCCACAAAACCAACAAGATGCCATCCTAGTGTAAATCCCGCCTCGTAAAAATTCAAATGGGAAATTGCAGTTTCATTTAAGAGTTTGTCCAACTGTGAGCTTTTCGCCGATGGCCGATTCACACAATTGGCCTTTTTCGCTCCCGGGAGTCACAAATCTGCTCCGCTTgcactctgctttttttttttttttttacctttttattATTGCCTTAATGGAGCCATTCCTTACAGCATCTGCTTCCAATGTGGCTCAATTTGCACTCGGGCACTTTGGGTTCACCATCATCACCTCGCATTTGCAAACAATGTCAGCTGACGAGGATAGACTGTCCACACCcaccacgcgcacacacacgcttgcgTTTTGGACTGTTGCAAATGGACGTCTTTCCCACCCGTGCGCACTTTTGTAGGATGAACAAGTACGATAatttcttctgtttttgtgtgtcaggCGTCGGGAAGAGGCGAGACCAAATCAGTCACCAATGGTGAGTGAGTCCAGTCAACGTGTTGTTTACCGTGTTGACTATCTTTCAATAACCACCGTGGTCTTTATTCTCAACCCCACTCAGGTATGGGTCACTAATGTCCAGAAGGAGCCACGACAATCCAAGACTTTGGCTTGACgaccaaaagaagaaaaaaaaatggccaccatCCCAAAGAGGGacccagaaagaaaaaaaaaaaaagatgtctcagCATTGTACACAAACATCAcgtattttgttttgggttttttttttctttttttttggggggggggtttggtttgtttttcttgtacGGTGGCCACTTAGGTGCCTTTGCACGTTTTATATTTGCGTTctaaaaagaaaccaaaatgcTGTGAAAATTGGATATTATGACCATGAAATCTTCAAAAAGTAATTGCAGTGAAGTTGAAAGAGTAGATTCATGCCAAGCTTTCCCAGGGTGACATCGCTTCAACTCGTAAAGTTCCATTCCATCTCTCTTTAATTTATATTTCAAGCAAAGAAGcttcacgcttttttttttttcattccaaccaCTTTTGGGACAGAAATATAAGCACTTGTAGAATTTAgctcaagtcacatttattatGTCTTAACAATAGCACAGCAACGGTCTGGGTAATGTATGTTAACTCATCATATGGTCATCATACAGTGTCGTATCTTAACATTCTTTGTACTCACAACAAAAaactattttgctttttttttttgtattcatgaaCATTCCACCAACAGGCAGTGTTGACTATACAAAAAGGCCATTATGACTTTTTATTATCCTcttatttatgtttgttttatttgtagcTTCAGACATTCCTCTTTAAAGCAGGTGCACGTGATGCCTTCAGACttttatatgaatatatataaatgtaggggggggggggacggcaaAGCAGCCATTTTACCTTTAATGACTTAAAAACAATGTTATTGCTTTTATGCACGCTCAAGTAGAAATCAGGGTGCCTCCCGCTAGTCCAAGGACGAGCCACTATGTACTTTATCAGGCCTTATGATTACAATGAGAAGCTTAACGACCACGCAGGAAGGAAGTGTTTATGTTCAGAAGATTTTGAATGAGGATTTCTCAGTCTTAAATCAGCTTCCATTGATTTCCGTTCCTGCTCCAACGTCAGACAATCACATTCCACGGCCTCGGAAAAGAGCAGGAGAGGCTCGACCAAAACATTTTCTATTGTATGAAtgtgtttcaatgcattttttttttgtttgttttataccttttgtcaatgtttctttttatgttCTTGTTTAACCAGAAACTTTTGTGTTTAAGCGACGCAACACACCACACATTGTCATATGTTAGTCTCTGTGAAGAACATTCCCAATGCCATGCACGCTTCCAAGTGGTTGCATGTTTTCAAAGCATTGTACCACTGACGCAACAACGGAATAAAGGCATTGTGATTTGACAGATTGTGTGTTTTGGCCTTTTGAATTGCattgaaatgtatattttgtaCCTCCCGCACCCCCGGTACGATACCAATGAGGTAAATCCAATTACTGTAGTCGAATGGTTGAGCTATATTGAGTCCCGGCATTTTTAACGCCCTTTTCCtgccatttttcatttaaatacgATAAGTAATAAATTTGAGAAAATATGTCAATCCCCCACGATACTATGAGAAGCCAGCTGCAAAAAGCACACAATACCACGTAATTATAAaccttttttcaaacatttgttgtgtgttctgTAAATGTTCGGcgtttcacttcctgtttgtaaACAGTAGGGCGTGCCCTGAAATAATGCAGCAGCCAATCACGTTTCAGCGGGGCGTTTCCTGCCAAGAACGCCAGTGGGTTTACTTCCGGTATCCACTTCTGCTTTCTGGAGGAACCTCTGCAGCGAGCCTGAAGACATGCAACTGCCTGCAAACACCCTCCCCGTTTCCCCAGCTCGTAAACCGGGCGTGAATAGATTGAATGGAATTACGTTTAAAGGGTAAGGCCAGTTATTTTATCATCCCGAGGGAGGAGCTGATGAGAGCAAAATATACACAACACACCGTGCACGATGTTTGTGCATAGGGGAGTCTATCACCGCCAATATAAGGAGTaacgcaaaatgttttttgtttttaatatgacCTCAAGTTCTTGCGAGAAGAAGAGATTCACTTGCACCAGCCTCAGCAAGAATATTTCGGAGTTTCCTGCATTAAAGGTACGACTCGCCTACTTGTTTTCAATGACTAGCTTTCCAAACACATTCGTGCTTCTCGTCTTTCTTTTGTAGGACTATCTGCCAGTAAACTACGATTATCACGTCTGCGATTTCAACCTCATCAGAGAGACGGATGATCACGTTGACTTTAAGGCAACTTTTCGGATGGTCTTGTCATCCAAAGAGGAAATTCAGCTGTGGCTGAAATCGCACAGAGTCGGCTGGAGGGTGGACCGAACATATGCCACGAAGGGACAGAAAGTTATTTTTAAGGTAACTTCCGGGTAAGGCTGGGTGATTATGGAACATTAACAATCACAattttgtatgtatgtaaatatatggattGACATTGTCCTTTGAAGGTGGACTACAGGTGCCAGCATAAAACGAGACCCCGCGGGCCCGTGAAAGTGCCCGGCCAGAGCAAAAACACAGACTGTCCAGCTAAAATGAGCGTGACGCTGCTCCGCACTCAAGTGAGCAGAGGCAGGCAGAGTCTGTACGTAGGTTTGCCGTCACTCTGGTGACATAGTCGATGTACACGTTTtcgagcaaacatttttttgtctcctcAGAAGCGCAGATTCTCATCTGCCCGTCTTTCCTACAATGGTGAGCCTTTGCAATGAGCACAACCACAACATTGACGTGCCCGAGTCACTTTTGGAAGCACCGCGTCCAGCCTCGGATGTGGCGCAGTTCGATTTTGAGGAGGATCGTGGGGGCGGTTATGTCATCGCCGCCACAGCTAACGGAGCATTCTGCCCGACCCTTGATCACTGCTACATGTAATGTGACATTCTTCTCAATGAGTGCTTGATCAAATTGTCTTCATTGTTCATTTCTCTTGCCTATTGATGACAGCTGGTCGGAAGAACCAGAAATGGAGGTGGTACTTGTCGATGTGCAAGAGGATGCTTCAGAGGAAGGCAAGTAGTTCAAACgcatatatacttttttaacaCATCACAAGGAAGCTCTgacgaaggctgaagtgacagccaaaactgtcagctaaataagagggggggggggggggggttcttaaaaaaaaaaaagaaaccttcaaCCTAATGGAGACATAATTTTTGTAAAGTTTTTTGCTTGGGCCATTGTTTTCACTAAgtttattagttattgattttcaGCCTTGCATCAAGCGGCGGCATTACAATTCGAAGCCATGTGCCAGAAGCTGTCAGCTATGGTCAAGAGCGAGAAGTCCCTTGCAGCCTCAGCCGCGGCCGCGGTAAAAGCCTTTCAAAAAATTCACAACAATCCCACAAAGATCGCCACAGCCCTGCAAATGTTTGCCCGCGACCCAAACGCCAGCTTGTCATCAGGGCGGTCCGGAGCCAGATGCAAGATAGGCTTGAGTGGAAGACGGGGCCTCGCTGCTGGACACTCCGGCGAGGTCACCAAGGGACTTAACCACGGACACACTCAGTCGCGCAAAAGGCTCAAAAGATCAGCTGTCAAAAGGAAAACGGACACTCAAACTACGGGTGACTAAGGAGTGTGGAAAGTATGTGTATATAATATAgaacttagtttttttttttttgtggacagtTTTTATTGTGTACAAATGCGATACATCCAGGTCTCTTTTGGTAATTGGATATTACATTAGGAAACACAtactaaaaatgtaaaataaactaccggtactcattttatttttgtgttaaaatggaaataaagCTTGCTTTTCTCGTTTGTTGTCTGGAACGTAAGAGGTAAGGAAAGGTTGTATtactgtttgatttttttccatttgtatttCTGAAGTGAAAATAGAATCGAGCAATGAGAGACAAAGGGAAAATGGCTCATTTGTTTTTCGCTCCCGGAAAGTGTAACCGACAGCATTTCTGATGTTGACCACAAGACGGCGACATCGTATTCCTGAAGGGAACAGTGCCACATGACTGCCCGCAGGTGGCAGCAGTGTGCTTGGCGCATGTCGACGACATTTGACCTTGAGTAAGAtgacgaagaagaaaaagcaatGACGACACATATTTGACAAGAATGGCGGTTGATTTGACACCGCGATTTCGACGACTTATTagcaaatcaaattaaatgtgtttgttgttcAGTGGATACCTGCAATATCCACTTGCTTGCGAAATGATGAGCCCAAAGACCTTGGGGAAAAAACGTGACGTCGACAACCGTTTAATAAACCAGGGAATAGATTAAATATATGTTTATCTTGAATTAAATTGTTGCTCAGTACACTTTGATACCTTCTTCGCTGACCATTAGTTATCAAGTTTCAACGTGGTAAATTCGTGTTTAGTTATATTTGTGATTGCAAAAAAGTGACCGCATGGAGTGACACAGTATTTGCGACTGCAAAATAGTGACCCGCCCAGAAAACGTGACGTTGCTTAGGTCTGTCAACCCGGAAGTAGCACTGTCAGGCGTCCTAGCCTAGCTTGCTAGCTCAAACTGTGGGCTACGTCAAATCATGAGGGCTATGAGACACTCACGCCAGTGACAGCGCTCCTCGCGGAGTGAGCTTTTTCAAAGGAGTCACCGGGAGATATTTTGCACGGTTTTCGTGTAAGTTACCGCCATGTGACCAAATGGCAGTTTGCGACTCTTGATCGTTTACGACTGCGGTGTTGCTCCCCATTGTCGGCTAGTTAGCTTCGCATCACGACTGCCACGGTGAATTATTCCTCGAATCGTTAATAGAAATGTTTAAACTACTGTGCGTTAACGTCACAGAGTGTTCAAATGTTAGCGAGCTGCCGTTGTTTAGTAAATCGCGTTATCGCTGTCTGCGAACTGTCCGTGACACAACGAGCTCGTCATCAATAATGTTATTGTTGTGATTGTATTAAATTCATAATCTGTATGTTCAGTGATATTCATACAGGCATTCCAAACAGTAGGAAGGAGTATTGAAGTGGAAATAATCGTTCCCAAGACCCTGCTGAGAATACCGCGACTAAATAATTAACGGATTGTGTATTAAAATCCTCAGTTGTTGACAAGTGAGCCTGGAAAATGTGATCATAATTAATGTAGGAACACTGAAACGGTTTCTGGCATGCATACAAATCTATTCCTTAGATTTATCAGAAACTGCAGGAGAACAATAATGTACAGACtcagtttttcatttcatgtctaCCTCCATCACAACACCCCTCAATTTAGCCCAAATCCTGCTCAGTCACATCAACATTTGTTCAGCTGTGATCTTTTATCAGACTTCCCGTTGCCTAACCTAGCATCAACTTCCCTTTCAAGCAGGTTGAAAGCCTTATTTGGCGAGATCTGGCCCAAAGACATTTCTTTAAATGATgattaatctaaaaaaaaaagtgaacacctTACCTAACATGAGATCCGAACGGGTTCCGGGCTTCCTTTCAGCTGCCCGCTCCGGCCTCGAAATGGAGTCCATGCTGAACAAGCTGAAGAGCACAGTCACCAAAGTGACGGCCGACGTCACCAGCGCCGTCATGGGCAACCCCGTCACACGGGAGTTCGAGGTGGGCCGTCACATCGCCAGCGGCGGTCCCGGCATGTGCTGGAGGATCTACAACGGCACCAAGAAATCCACCAAGCAGGTGTGTCATGTGATCGCATCCCTTTGTAGTGACAGCAATGCTCACGAGGATCCATTTCTATCATTCCCAGGAAGTGgccgtgtttgtttttgataaGAAGATGATTGACAAGTACCAGAAATTTGACAAGGACCAAATCGTGGACTCCCTGAAGCGAGGGGTGCAACAGCTGACCCGACTGCGACACCCCCGTCTCCTGACCGTTCAGCACCCTCTGGAGGAGTCGCGGTAACTAGTCAACTCTTTGTATGTCCACGCGGGGTGGGAGAAACACAACGAAAGCAAAGAGCGCATCGGAAATTTTCATTGCTGTTTTAACATTTACCGCTAGACTTTTGTGCCACgaagcaaacaaaatgaaaatgtttatgtaatggcccaaaagaaaacattagTCTTCCCTCCTGATCCTAGTTTCTCACTCTTGtgtgtttgcaaatgtttaaaTTTGTTTCCAACGTTCCCAAACACAGCTGATAACGTGGACaaaagtttgttgtttttgtttttaggtttGTATTGTGTTACATCGCAATTTCAGCTATTAGCCTGtttaatgttgttttgtttctcccgCTCAAGGAAAACAAGATGTCACAAATTGCAAAATGTGTCAATGTtttgggattgttttttttttttttctttccccccagAGACTGTCTGGCCTTCTGCACCGAGCCAGTCTTCGCCAGTCTGTCCAACGTGCTCGGCCACTGGGACAACCTTCCCAGCCCCGTGCCCAAAGACATCAAGGAGTACAAGCTGTATGACGTAGAGACCAAATACGGCCTGCTACAGGTAACAAGAAAGTACCCCAAACTCTACGGGATTCAATGTCAGATGTTtagttctccatttttttgtcattttagatCTCGGAAGGTTTGTCCTTCTTGCACAGCGGAGTCAAGATGGTCCACGGCAACTTGTGTCTGGAGAACATTATTCTCAACAAGAGTGGATCGTGGAAGATTATGGGTTTTGATTTCAGCATTTCATCCAGTAACCCGTCAGACACTGATGTGAGTGAAATTAGACGtcctctttccattttttttttttggtatgtcgTCTGTGGACTGTTATTCATGACCTGTATTTGTTTTGCGGGAATTTGCCATTACATGCGCACACTTCTAAGTACAGcatgtctgccattttgtcGGCTACACCCGCAGCCCAAATACGTATGTAAAGAATGGGAGCCGAACCGGCCGCCGCTCTGCCTGCCCAACCCCGAGTACCTCGCCCCCGAGTACATCCTGTCGGTCAGCTGCGACACGGCCTCCGACATGTACTCGCTGGGTGTGGTGGCGCACGCCGTCTTCAACGAGGGCAAGCCCGTCTTCGCCGTCAACAAGCACGACATCTTCAAGAGCTTCAGCCGGCAGCTGGACCAGGTGGGCGCTGAGGGGGCCGAGGACGCGGCCCCCGCCCGACGCGCTCTTGGCTCCGCCAACGTACACTTCTGGTTCGTTGCAGCTCACCAACATAAGTCCGGCGCTCTTGAACAAGCTCCCAGAGGAGGTCCGCGACCACGTGAAAATGCTGCTCAGCGTCACGCCCAACGTGCGCCCCGACGCCGACCAGATGACCAAGGTTGGCGCCGGCACGTGATTTTGCTTCATCCTGGTCTTCCACGCGTGTGATTGATTTTCTCCCgtgtggcgaaaaaaaaaaaacagatcccATTTTTCGATGATGTGGGCGCCATGACGCTGCAGTACTTTGACTCGCTCTTCCAGCGGGATAATCTGCAGAAGTCACAGTTCTACAAGGGCCTCCCCAAAGTCCTACCGAAACTCCCCAAGGTGATCTCAAATTCATCATATGCTAAGAATCAAAACCCAAAACGAGAAATCCCGTTGTGTGCTTTGTCCCGATAAAGAGAGTGGTGGTCTACCGCATCCTTCCGTCGCTCACCTCGGAGTTCGTCAACCCGGACATGGTGCCCTTCGTGCTGCCCAACGTGCTGCTCATCGCCGAGGAGTGCACCAAGGACGAGTACGTCCGCCTCATCCTGCCCGACCTCACGCCCGTCTTCAAGCAGCAGGAGCCCATCCAGGTTAGACCCACaacattcactcccaaaaaaaagccaaatacgGAAGAAGCGCGTGCTCTCGGCACTTTATCAGACGCGTCTTTCTACTTCCTCCCATGCTTCTTAAAGGCTAGTAACATGGTAGGTGGTCAGCCGCTGTTTGAAACTTCTTGGGCGGTAAGCGCTTTTGTTAACCCTGCCCGGCGTCCCCCCCTGTCCAGATTCTGCTGATCTTCCTGCAAAAAATGGACCTGCTCTTGACCAAAACGCCGGCGGAGGACATCAAGAACAGCGTGCTGCCCATGGTTTACCGAGCTCTGGAAGCCCCGTCTGTGCAGATCCAGGtggcctttttgtgtgtgtgtgtgtgtgtgtgtgtttgtgtgtgtgtttgtattcatgacatctcaggacaattttatgataacacaccttctgacgtcctgaaaatgcaccaaaacacgtatgtgtgtgtgtgtgtgtgtgtgtgtgtgtgtgtgtgtgtgtgtgtgtgtgtgtgtttgtattcatgacatctgaggacaattttatgataacacaccttctgacgtcctgaaaatgcaccaaaacacctatgtgtgtgtttgtgtgtgtgtgtggcgaaaTAAAGTTTGTCTTGCGCTTCCACAATAACACGATGGCAAGAGTGCTTTCGATGAATCGCGCTGGATTattaggaaggaaaaaaaagtgaaccagCGGGACACAAATGCAAAGCGGCGCAAACGTGCAGTTGCATCTGACGTGTGTTGCGCGGCGGCGCCTTCCAGGAGCTGTGCCTCAACATCATCCCGACGTTCACCAACCTCATCGACTACCCCTCCATCAAGAACTCCCTCATCCCTCGCATCAAATCCGCCTGCCTGCAGACATCCTCGCTGGCCGTGAGtcctttttcagcctctcttgaaaacacacacacacacaaatggccaCGGTGACGTTTCCTTTCCCGTGGCCACGTAGGTGCGCGTCAACTCGCTGGTGTGTCTCGGGAAGATCCTGGAATACATGGACAAGTGGTTTGTCATTGACGAGATCCTGCCCTTCCTGCAGCAGATCCCCTCCAGGGAACCGGCGGTGCTCATGGGAATCCTGGGTGAGCTTCTCGTCCTGGTCTGAcgagacgagaaaaaaaaaatgttatttaactGCCGCCTTACCTGCCACCTCTTTAGGGATCTACAAGTGCACCTTTAGTCACAAGAAGCTGGGCATCCCCAAGGAGAACCTGGCCACCAAGACCCTGCCGCACTTGGTGTCACTCAGCATCGACGGCAACCTCAACCTCAATCAGGTACTTTTTAGGCGTCCGTGTAAAATTGTCAAATCGGCGTTTGCGCGggtcaataaaatgaaattaccGTATCAATAAACTTAAAACATACAACCCCATTTCTGTTGCAGTTCAACTCGTTCATGGTGGTCGTCCGAGAGATGCTGAGTCGCATGGAGGCCGAGCACAAGACCAAGCTGGAGCAGCTCCACATCATGCAGGAACAGCAGAGGtgatttttccatttgaaacGCAGACGACACCAAAGCGCATCCTCCTTGGTCTCTAATATCTTGCCGTCCTCAACCCGTCAGGAGTTTGAACATCTCCGGCACGGAGAAGCCGTCGGAGGACGCCAAGAAACCGCCGTCGTCGCACCAAGTGAGGCGATTTCCGGTCAAGAGCGAGAAAAGTGATTGAATGATTTGATTGAGTTTCGCGTTCTTTCAGATCGACGACATCTTCGGCAGCACGGGGGTGAACGGGAAGGAGAACGGATCCTCCGCAGCAGCCCCGCAGCCGAATCGAGTAAGAAggtccacatttttttgtttttaaatgaagctcTCGTCACGAACGACTTTTCG contains:
- the si:dkey-75a21.2 gene encoding uncharacterized protein si:dkey-75a21.2 isoform X1, encoding MQLPANTLPVSPARKPGVNRLNGITFKGSCEKKRFTCTSLSKNISEFPALKDYLPVNYDYHVCDFNLIRETDDHVDFKATFRMVLSSKEEIQLWLKSHRVGWRVDRTYATKGQKVIFKVDYRCQHKTRPRGPVKVPGQSKNTDCPAKMSVTLLRTQVSRGRQSLSADSHLPVFPTMVSLCNEHNHNIDVPESLLEAPRPASDVAQFDFEEDRGGGYVIAATANGAFCPTLDHCYIWSEEPEMEVVLVDVQEDASEEALHQAAALQFEAMCQKLSAMVKSEKSLAASAAAAVKAFQKIHNNPTKIATALQMFARDPNASLSSGRSGARCKIGLSGRRGLAAGHSGEVTKGLNHGHTQSRKRLKRSAVKRKTDTQTTGD
- the si:dkey-75a21.2 gene encoding uncharacterized protein si:dkey-75a21.2 isoform X2 yields the protein MQLPANTLPVSPARKPGVNRLNGITFKGSCEKKRFTCTSLSKNISEFPALKDYLPVNYDYHVCDFNLIRETDDHVDFKVDYRCQHKTRPRGPVKVPGQSKNTDCPAKMSVTLLRTQVSRGRQSLSADSHLPVFPTMVSLCNEHNHNIDVPESLLEAPRPASDVAQFDFEEDRGGGYVIAATANGAFCPTLDHCYIWSEEPEMEVVLVDVQEDASEEALHQAAALQFEAMCQKLSAMVKSEKSLAASAAAAVKAFQKIHNNPTKIATALQMFARDPNASLSSGRSGARCKIGLSGRRGLAAGHSGEVTKGLNHGHTQSRKRLKRSAVKRKTDTQTTGD
- the scyl2 gene encoding SCY1-like protein 2 gives rise to the protein MESMLNKLKSTVTKVTADVTSAVMGNPVTREFEVGRHIASGGPGMCWRIYNGTKKSTKQEVAVFVFDKKMIDKYQKFDKDQIVDSLKRGVQQLTRLRHPRLLTVQHPLEESRDCLAFCTEPVFASLSNVLGHWDNLPSPVPKDIKEYKLYDVETKYGLLQISEGLSFLHSGVKMVHGNLCLENIILNKSGSWKIMGFDFSISSSNPSDTDPKYVCKEWEPNRPPLCLPNPEYLAPEYILSVSCDTASDMYSLGVVAHAVFNEGKPVFAVNKHDIFKSFSRQLDQLTNISPALLNKLPEEVRDHVKMLLSVTPNVRPDADQMTKIPFFDDVGAMTLQYFDSLFQRDNLQKSQFYKGLPKVLPKLPKRVVVYRILPSLTSEFVNPDMVPFVLPNVLLIAEECTKDEYVRLILPDLTPVFKQQEPIQILLIFLQKMDLLLTKTPAEDIKNSVLPMVYRALEAPSVQIQELCLNIIPTFTNLIDYPSIKNSLIPRIKSACLQTSSLAVRVNSLVCLGKILEYMDKWFVIDEILPFLQQIPSREPAVLMGILGIYKCTFSHKKLGIPKENLATKTLPHLVSLSIDGNLNLNQFNSFMVVVREMLSRMEAEHKTKLEQLHIMQEQQRSLNISGTEKPSEDAKKPPSSHQIDDIFGSTGVNGKENGSSAAAPQPNRMSLTLEEKQRLAKEQEQAAKLRSQQPLAPQSIKPAASANSQAKDLTSSLLTNMASLNRMSVSNTPRAPMAQASPAMSAFPASPMGAPVSNGFNPAIGFPSAGMGMSMRPPGSAGYGGMASAASTPNFGALAQNHSQVNMSALDNLFTSNKPKVSLNQMAPGGGTPWLGQFTPVQNVQPALPGAPGFGMQANPFFSPQNFSQTTTGANQSGLKHSTSANSDLKDLFG